Proteins encoded together in one Diabrotica undecimpunctata isolate CICGRU chromosome 3, icDiaUnde3, whole genome shotgun sequence window:
- the LOC140435961 gene encoding uncharacterized protein has protein sequence MKGERYNISIISAHAPTKEKDEDIKDDFYDALEREIDTMPKQDKRILCGDFNAKIGKESSLYPTIGTHSLHNISNDNGLRLTETTAANNMLIKSTMFPYKDIHKQTWISNDHITRNQIDHIIVDARHGNNIIDVRSLRGIDGDTDHYLVRAKAKSRISNHKYNKTTINPQCNMDEIHNTEKQQNYREQLEQILNSEREYNDIEQLWETTTEIITKTADKIFGRSRQKRAKTWYDEECRKQLEKRQTRSLSNSHRQQYQNEPFSTAIDSGMNFLRDNQGCMIIDGKGVTEEWKEYFRDLLNIIQEEQHKEEIYITADMPVKNPSIEEIQKALNKLKNHKAPGTDDIPADLLKYGETHYVAKSTS, from the exons ATGAAGGGAGAACGATACAACATTTCGATTATCTCTGCGCATGCACCAACGAAAGAGAAGGATGAAGATATCAAGGATGACTTCTACGATGCCCTAGAAAGAGAGATAGATACGATGCCCAAACAAGATAAGCGCATACTCTGCGGGGACTTTAATGCTAAAATAGGCAAAGAGTCTAGCCTATACCCCACAATAGGTACACACAGCCTCCACAATATATCCAACGACAATGGCTTAAGACTCACAGAAACTACAGCAGCTAATAATATGCTAATAAAGTCAACCATGTTTCCTTATAAAGACATCCATAAGCAAACCTGGATCTCAAACGACCATATAACGCGCAACCAAATTGACCACATCATTGTAGATGCCCGTCATGGGAACAATATTATAGACGTAAGAAGCCTAAGAGGAATAGACGGAGACACAGATCATTACTTAGTCAGAGCAAAAGCCAAATCCAGAATATCTAAccacaaatacaataaaacaacaataaacCCACAATGCAACATGGACGAAATTCACAATACAGAGAAACAACAAAACTATAGAGAACAACTTGAACAAATCTTGAACTCTGAAAGAGAATACAATGATATCGAACAGCTATGGGAAACGACTACCGAAATAATAACCAAGACAGCGGACAAGATCTTTGGAAGGAGTAGGCAGAAGAGGGCAAAAACATGGTATGACGAGGAATGTCGGAAACAGCTGGAAAAAAGACAAACA cgATCACTATCAAACTCGCACCGACAGCAATATCAAAACGAACCGTTCTCTACGGCTATCGACTCGGGTATGAATTTCCTGAGAGACAATCAAGGTTGTATGATAATCGACGGTAAGGGAGTAACTGAagaatggaaagagtattttagggACCTTCTAAACATCATACAGGAAGAACAGCACAAAGAAGAGATCTATATCACAGCGGACATGCCCGTCAAAAATCCCTCCATTGAAGAAATCCAAAAGGCCTTAAATAAGCTGAAAAATCACAAAGCGCCGGGTACGGACGATATACCAGCAGATCTTCTGAAATATGGGGAGACACACTACGTCGCCAAATCCACCAGCTAA